The DNA window tCGGACGTAATCCGGATTATTTCTGCTCCTGTCAATTTTCTCTTACCGAATTCATCCCAACAAATAGGGGATCTACACTTGTGACTGTATAAtgcttcgtatggagccatGTTGATGCTCgagtgatagctgttgttgtaggcaaactcgacCAAAGGTAGATaggtatcccaactacctccgaaatctaatacgcatagtcgaagcatGTCTTCTAACATTTGAATCGTCCGTTCAGACTggccgtctgtctgaggatgaaaagcagtgcTGAAGTTTAATCTCGTCCCTAACGCTTCTTATAAACTCTTCCAGGagtgagaggtaaatacggaacctctgtctCACACGATTGACACTGGTACTCCATGTAGGCTTATGATCTTATCAATATACAATTGAgctaactttgctgcagaataagtcgtcttAATAGGAATGAAGTGTGCTGACTTCGTCCAACAATCCACGATTACCTAGATGGAGTCAAAACCCTTCTGCGTTTTGGGCAATCCGACCACAAAGTCCACCGTGATTTgttcccacttccactccgggatgggtaacggctgaagaaatcaatagggtcgctgatgctccaacttgactTGTTGACAAGTCGGACATTTAGCTACAAATTAtgcgatgtctttcttcattccactcCACCAGTAAGTTCCTTTAATGTTATGGTATATCTTCGTGGAACAAGGATGAACGCAATAAAccgttccatgagtctcttccatgatcttttgtctcaagtcttccATGTTTGGTACACATATTTGATTGCCATATCTCAGCACATTGTTAACAATACGGAAATCTTGATactttccttgttgaacttcttCAATTATACGATTTAGTTGAGGGTCGTCTGCCTGCAATTCTTTGATTCGATCTACCAAAGTCGATCGTATAGTTAACTGAGCCATCAGGTTTCCAAGGGATGAAATCTAAAACTTgactccttggctaaacatcgtatggaTTTCTttgattaatggtctccgccatgttGTTACAATATGCACGAGACTTCCTGCCGATTTTCTACTTAACGCatccgccactacgttggcTTTACCTGGGTTGTATTGTATCGTACAGTCGTAATCTTTTAGCAAATCCATCCACCTTCtctgtctgaggtttaactctcgcTGGTCAAAAATGTATTTTAAGCTCTTATGATCTGTAAATATTTCGCACGTTGCGCTGTACAAATAATGTTTCCAAATCTTTAGCGCAAAAATTACCGCTGCTAGCTCTAAATCGTTAGTCGGATAGTTCATTTCGTGTTTCTTCAATTGTCAAGATTCATAAGCAATCactcgaccatgttgcataaTGACACATCCTAATCCAACTCTTGATGCATCGCAGTAGATTGTGAACCCTTCTGTTCCTTCTGGTAGTGCTAAAACTGGCGCCGTTGTCAGACAGTCTTGCAGTTTAAGAAAACTGActtcacactggtccgtccagttaaATTTAGTGTTCTTCTGAGAGAAATTCGTGAAAGGTACAAcaatcttcgaaaagtcctgtaagaatcgtctataatatcccgctaaaccaaggaaacttcgaACTTCGGTAACTGAGTCAGGTCATTTCCATTCCATCACACCTTCTATCTTCTTTGGTTTAACTTTAATACCGCTTTGTGATACCACATGACCCAAGAAAGTTGCTTCCGTcagccaaaattcacacttaGAGAATTTGGCATAAAGCTGATGTTCTCTCAGCGTTTGCAGTACTATCCGTAAATGATGTGCGTGCTCCTCTTCCGTacgtgaatagatcaaaatatcgtcgATAAACATGATCACGAATTGATCCAAGAATGgcttgaatattctattcatcaaatccatgaaagatGTTGGCGCATTggtcaatccaaatgacataacgagaaacGCGTAATGTCCGTATCGAGTTTGAAAAGCAGTTTTCTGAATgtcatcatcgcgaatctttaACTGATGATAGCCTAATCTTAAGTATATTTTGGAGAAGTACTTTGCTCCTTGCAACTGGTCGAACAagtcgtcgattctaggtaacagatacttattcttgatcgtcgCCTTGTTCAGTTGTCTATAAAAGATGCAAAGGCGAAACGATCCATCCCTCTTTTTCACgaatagcactggtgcaccccatggggatacactTGGTCTGATAAATTTGCGATCAAACAACTtttctaattgattttttaattctttaagtTCTGTCGATGCCATATAATAAGGAGGTATGGATATCGGCTTCATGCCGGGAGCCAATTTTATCTCGCGATCTGGAGGTAATACAGGTAATTTctctggaaaaacgtttggatatttagATACCACTGGTACATCGTTTAAGTTTAcgcttttcttctccacgtctcgtaatATGGCTACAAATCCTTGGCATCCCTTCCTTAACATACGACAAGCTTTAGTAGCTGAAAATAATACTCGTAGGAGATTCtatcttatcaccctgaattgaaactgcTTCAATTCCGGGCGTATTGAACATTACCGTCTTCTTTCGACAACTCACATTGGCATAGTGCTTAGCTAACCAATCCATTCCTACTATGACATCAAAGGCTAATACTTCAAGTAAGATCAAATCAACAAGCAAATCTTGTCCTTGCATACTCACAGGACAAGATgaataaacgatactaacttccacactctcaCCTACTTGGGTGGCCACTGACAAGGGATTCTTAAGGTATGCTGCTTGCattcctaacttactagcaaagCTAAGCGAAGCAAATGAATACGTAGCACCCGgatcaaacaaaacaaatgcgtcttgagaagcttGCACAACtacattggaagcctgagcctcctgaggatttaACACAAAAACCCTGGCCTGACTTCCACCAGCCAGTGAAGTCTGATCAGTACCACGACCTCCACCATTCCTTCCTCCTCGATTttcataaccacggcctctctggccagtgaaggtacttcccGTATTGATCATACCCTGACGCTGCCAGATGTGCAGTTTTTTGCTGATGATAGGAAGGTTGCACTACTCTAGTCATTGAACCTTGAGGCATCTACCTTGGACAGTCTCTTGAAAAATGACCTTGTTGGCCATAGTTGAAGCACGCTCCAGAAAATACCATGGCACACTCCATAGTGCCTCTTGTTACAGTTCAGACAGATAGGAGCTCCGCCTCCAATACCACTCACTGATCTGGCACCAAACCCTGTGCCGGACGCACTAACTCGAGAGCCATGTCTAGCTCTCTAGCGTTCTCGCTGACGTTGTGTCGGCCGTGAGTAACTTCCAACGTATGATTGGGTTGGTCCCCTCTGCACACTACAAAATGTTTCGCTCCTCCTAGGCACAATGTTAGAAGGATCGGGAATCCTTCCAAAccggatcagagaaacttccatctACCTAGCGCTGTCAATCAGTTGCACCAGAGTCCTACCTATATCAGACGTAAAACTCACGAATTCAGATCCTAAAtcctctacaaacctcgagttcacccTTGCCGGTCTGCAGTTAAATCAGGTGCAAACGTACTCGGTCTTGTAAATTCagtcacatactcttgcacgGATAGATTGCTTCTACTCAAAGTTATCCACTGACTGCGATAGCTCTCTATTACTACGAATGGTGGAAAATACTCGCTATAGCGATTCACGAATTCAGAAAGTCATCGTATCCATCGTTTGTTGAATATGGTACTGAAACCAATCCTTTTCAGGTCTTCGCATaaacatttccaccataatgatggactgtctctcattagcttgaaAACGTCGAGGGTTATGTTCCACTTCCTCCAGGAAGTCTAGAGCATCTTCAGAACCATCAAACTTtgttggcttaaggcgcatataagccaaaacaaTATCTCGATCAGTATAAGCGACATTACGTTGTTGTTGCTGTTGTAGTTATTCACGATGCATAgttgcacctcagcctgattagcttgcatagccgcaactcccgtaagaaactgatttagGTCGAAACCTAGAACGTTAGGTTGTTGAGCTTGCGCTTGCACTAGGGGTGCCTGAACATGGGCCTTTTGGCCTccacctcctccgtgaacagaagactcGTCTTGAGCTTTTGGGAGTACGTCATGTGCTGCCTTAATAACGTTTCATGTTGAAGCGGAAACTCGTTCTTCTTCTTGttgttggtcagacatcctgaccaaaaCAAACAGTGTTACATAACcgcataaacacataacattgtaaacgtaAATTGTATTTAACGCGCATCTCGTCGCATGCGAACAAACAAACTtatgacagactcacatcctagagggaaagctgaaagtttgaaaatcaaatgaatatgtaacaaagacaagactcaaatcctatgtgctgcagtagaaccCTAGGAAAATCGATCACTTATccgacataagcaatggtaacttaaccaacattgtcacgacccaatcccacaggccgagaccggcgctagggaatgggagtggtagctccgaaacccgtagcaagcctaaaaacgtaaaataatctTTTGTAAATAACATTCGTCATGCATGACATGCACCCACACGTGTCGTGCTAAAAACAGGCCAGGCCATACATTTTCTTCTGGCAAAAACAAACGGTAATATCACAGGAAGCATCATATATACATAGGTTCAAAAACATCATAGTGATATATACAGAAACCGTTTGGGTCAAACCAAAACACAAacatctatctactgcagctctagacaTAAAGTAATGTATccttacatactttcaaaaatattagaCTTCTGGATCAAGGATAGAAGTTTGTTGCTTCAAAAGTTATTTTTCACCTGAGAGGGaaaactgtgaggggtcagtatacaGGAATACACTaagtgagttcatatatttactaatatgtaGTCATATCAAACATAGAGCAATGCAATAAACATTTCAATCACGTGTAGCCGAGTAAAAGAtctgattgaaaccttaatccttgAGCATAACAAACACAAtcgaattaattatttaatccaTTGGCccggtcccgggataattccaccgagttcaaccgctGCCAGTCTCTTAATGCCAAGtcgtgggtcccgagatagttcgactgagttcaacccactagatatggCTCCCAAGATAGTTCAACCGGGTTCAACCTCATATCTATCTTTCACATATCAAACCTTCATATCCGTATTCATAATCATGTTCACAGCTGTACTAAATCAAAACtagtgatcacgcagtcctattaccgcccaataggaaggcacgttccatcggattgATACTGGTTTTATAATGACATGTATGCATTTCGTATAAAGTGATTGCATCGAAAACATTTGATTCAAACATAagcaatataaaacattttcttttaaaataatgcTGAATCCAATACTTTAAAAGtagataaatataaactcattgAAATCGCTATCCAAAATACTATGTTGCATAGAAActgtcaagcttcccgagctcttgGTCCAGCTGCTGCTTGACTCTCCGGATCTAAAACGATTTTAAATCAAAAGACTCGCATCAAAaacctattctaagattgactctagactcaagacatGATACGTTAAACTAGTTGACTATCATGCTTCTCACGCGTTCTATTCCGATAAATGGTTTCTAACTCGTTTTGGTTCGTATCACTTTCTGAGTTGATActcgtttaacctcattaggtcaAACAACTCAAATTACTCGGTAACTGATCGATTTTGATAACGACAcgcgatatgaaacaaatttccGAAAACAAAAACGATCAGGCAAAATGTTGTGCGAGCTCACGtctcactgtgcgttcgcaAAGCAGACTGTGCATTCGCACAGAGTCTATTTCAGACATTTCCGAGCTCATTTCCGACATgcttttgataaattttcaaataccCATCAAACAACGCTCAGAAACATTTATAACATGAAATTTAAacctaaaacactaaaaatcaatcctaaatcgttaaaacgataaaaccgtCTAAAATCCGTAatctttaactcgatatatcaTCAAATATACTCAATCAAATGGAGAAACGacgtgcttaccgtgattaccgtcgaaatacgatcaaATCGAGTTAAAGAACGtagaaaacggacgagaaacagaAATCGTACGAAGAAACGATGTTACTGATGAAGGAAATGAAGGAGATGATGTTTTGGGGTTTCTGGATCCTTCTTTCTAATGATCAACTTCTTATATAATTTGGTaaattgcactttggtccttgaaactttcaaaagttacaatttagtcccaaacttatccgcgtccaaattttaaacgatctccgatcaaCACGGAACATTTACTAtgaatactataaaatatttcgcggactttggcgaaataattattatcacgggatttataatttattttatattaattttctaagtttttcctcaaatcccgctaattcgctcaataaaaattattctaaattcccaatacaattaaattaaaccCATCTTAATTGGAATTCACAACACTTGGCacggtttaattattttaaaatactcgGGGTAATACTACTTGTGACTTCACAtagtaatctagtgtcacttttcacacacactttgcgtaataaaacttAACCATGGTCTGGTAACCacaacaacgtgttaaagaggtCTAAGATGGggcatactaatatagctttacttttcatgcaccctatgcgtaatataacttaaaaatgcttaggtaatccgaacgacacgttaaatagacttgagaggggacatactaatctagcctcacttgacacgaacactttgtgtaatataccctaaccatgatcaggtaattagaatgacgcattaaagagacttgagataggGCAATGCTAATCTCGCCTCATTTtacgcgcacactttgcgtaatgtaacctaaccatgcttagggaatccgaacgacgcattaaagagacttgagacagaaTAGACTagtctagcatcacatttcacgcacactttgcgtaatataacataaccatgttaAAGTAATCcagaaggacgcgttaaagaaacttgagacgggacatactaatctagcttcccTTTTCATGCGCACTTTGGGAAATTTGACTTAACCATGCTCATGTAATCGGAttgacgtattaaagagacttgagacggggcaAACTAATATAGCTTCATGTTTTGtgcatactttgcgtactatagccaaaccatgcttagttaatctgaacgatgcgttaaagagacttgagacgggacatactaatctagcgtcacttttcacgcacacattctatagtaaaacctaaccatacttagatattcggaacgacgcgttaaagagacttttttTTTCAGacagggcatactaatctagcctcgttttgcgcgcacactttgcgtaatataacctaaccaggctttgGTATAATCCAAATGACGTGTTAAAAaaacttgagattggacatacaaatctagcctcacttttcacgcacattttgagtaatgtaacctaattatgcttaggtaatcgtaactgCGGGTTAAAGAGGCCTGAGACggggcatattaatctagccttacttttcacgcaccctttgtgtaatataacctaaccatgcttaggtaatctgaacgacgcattaaagagacttgagaagcgacatactaatctagcctcacttgccacgcacactttatgtaatataccCTCACCATGCTTTGGGAATCCGAACGACGCCTTATAGATACTTGAGACcggacatactaatatagcatcattTTTTACGCAAACATTGTCTAATATACCTaactatacttaggtaatcgaaacgactcgttaaagagacttaagttggggtatactaatctagcctcttTTTACCCGCactctttgcgcaatataacataataatgcttaggtcatcagaacgacgtgttaatgagacttgagaaaggacatactaatatagctttactattcacgcacactttgagtaaaataacaaagccatgcttaggaaattgaaacgatgcgttaaagatacGTGAGActtaacatactaatctagtgtcacttttcatgcacactttgtgtaatataacctaaacatgcttaggtaatcgtaactaCGTGTTAAAGAGGCatgagacggggcatactaatataGGCTTACTTTTCGCGCACCTTTTGAGAAACATAGCcttatcatgcttaggtaattccaATGAcgagacttgaaacgtgacatactaatctagcctcacctgtcacgcacactttgtgtaatataacctaaccatgattaggcaatcaaaacgacgcattaaagatacttaagacagggcatactaatctaggctTAGTTTTCGCGCACCTTTTGAGAAacataacctcaccatgcttaggtaattcgaatgacgcgttaaagagacttgagacgtgacatactaatctagcctcacttgtcacacacactttctgtaatataacctaaccatgattaggtaatccgaacggcgcgttaaagatacttaagACGGGGCATATAATCTAGCCTCATATTAcgcgcatactttgcgtaatataacctaaccatgcttaggtaatatgaacaacacgttaaagagacgtgagacggaacatactaatctagcgtcacttttcatgcacacatagtataatataatctaaccatgctttcggaacgacgcgttaaagagactcggaCGGAGCATGCTAATGTAGCCTCTGTTTGCATGCACTCTTTGTGTtatgtaacctaactatgcttaggaataATCTGGACGACGCGTTTGAAAGACTTGAGATTGcacatattaatctagcctcacttttcatgaacactttgcgtaatgtaacctaacaatgcttaggtaatcgtaactgCGTGCTAAAGAGGCCTAAGACGGGGCAtattaatctaacctaaccatgcttaggtaattttgACGACGTGTTAAAGTAAATTAAGaagtgacatattaatctagcctcAATTGTCACACACAATTCGTGTAATAGAACCTCACCATACTTTGGGAATCcgaacgacgccttaaaaagacttcagacagaacatactaatcgagcatcATTTTTAAAGCACACATTGTCTTTGTTGACCCAAAAATCCAAATCAAGCAAATCCTTCTTCCAAGTGTAGAATTTCTCTTGCAGAGTACAGATTTGTGGTTTCCAAGTCGTTGAACACCTAACTGAAGCCATAAAAGCACCGCATAGAAGAGTACCCTTCCTTCCAACAAAGCCATCCAAATGGAAAATGAAGTTATAGGCACAAGACATTTTAATGCCCCTCTCCACCGCATATAAGTAGACAAGGTCTTTGAAAGGCATTTTGTCATTCCCATCATGCCTACAATTGATTGTGCAGGTAAGGATACGAGGGAACATAAAAAGATTGATCGACTTGATCGATATAGCCAAGGCCTTCTTTGAATCATAAGCTTCATCCGTACCAATTTCCGCCCGAAAATCCTTTGGAACATAGCCCTCCAAATCCGAAGCTAGAGAAGAAAATCCTTCTTCAAACCCAagaatatcaaaaaaattgttaGTAGTGGGTTTTTCCAAACAACCACCTGCCCGAAAGGTGATTTCAACGAACCCATTGACATTGTTTTCCCTCTTGATAACGAAAAGGGATTTGAGAAACTCTCTTGTGTGTTCATTAAAGGTTTATTCCCTTGTTTGAAGAATCAATTTCTTCCATCCCATTACATCAATCATGCCTTTGATGGTAGCATCAAGATCATCCTTCCCCAAGTCTTTGAAATCGGGGAAATGAGTGGGTAGAACCAAGCGCCCTTTAATCTTTCAAGCCCTTGCGGCATAAGTTTCAAATGTGTGAGTAGGAAGCGCTTCTTGAGGTTGTGAGGATTGAGAAGTTGAGGAGGTAACTCTCTTGAATGGCTGTCTTCTTGAAGCCATGAGTGAATGAATGAGATGAATGAAAAGAGGGTGTTTTTTCAACAAAGAGTTTGAGAAAAAgagtaaaaattatatttttggacTTGAGAAAGAGAGAAATGAGTAGCGATttgtaaaacataaaaaatctaCTCAAGGAGGTTTAAATAGGTCTTAAAAACATCCCCAACGGATAAAAAACGgctatatttttgaaaagatgCAATTTTTGACAAGTGTAAAACGGTTAAAAATTTTGAAATCTGCTTCTGGGTCGCGCCCGGGACAGGGGAAGTAACGCCCGCGACTCAGAGACTAGCCGTTATATTCAAACGGTTAGCAGAATCACGCCCGCGACACCTTGTGTAGCGCCCGCGACCAGTGTTCAGACCTGACACTAACATTTAATTGTCTAGTCGCGCCTGCTATTTAAAGGGTCACACCCGCGACACCCCAAAATGTTGCAAAAAGGTCGAAAAATATGGATTTTATGCAAAACCAAGCCTTGATTCAATCAAATAGGGAACAATAATGATTGAAGGacatgaaaagtgaaaatatcaATGAAAATGATAGATTTCCAATATTGGtccaacaaaaaaaaagataacaagcatgaaaaataagaattttaaataatctaaCATGCTAATCAAGACAAGGAGCTCCCATTAAGAATACCAAGCTCTCTAATGATAAAATTCATAAGTTCTTTACTAAGAAGCTTGGTAAAAATATCCGCAAATTGGTTAGTTGTATTGATGAATTTGACTACAAACGTCTCCCTTTTGCACATGATCACGTATAAAATGATGTCGGATATCTATGTGTTTACTCCTAGAGTGTTAAATAGGGTTCTTGGATAGGTTCATTGCACTAGTGTTGTCATATTTTATGGGAATGTGACTAAGTGTAATACCATAGTCTAAAAGTTGTTGCTTAATTCATAGGATTTGAGCACAACAACAACCGGCCGCTACATATTCGGCTTCCACGATGACAAAGCCACGAATACTTGTTTCTTGATACTCCATGAGATTAAACTATGACCCAAAAGTTGGCAAGTCCCTGAGGTACTTTTACAGTCTTAAAGACAACTGGCATAGCCAGCATCGGAGTAGCCAAGCAACCTAGGGTCCACATTTCTAGGGTACCATATTCCTAGGTTCAAAGTGCCATGCAAATACTTGAAAATACCTTTAACGGCATGCAAATGGGTTTTCTTAGGACAAGCTTTAAAACGAGCATATAAGCATGCACTAAACATAATATCGGGTCTACTAGCGGTAAGATAAAGAAGTGAACCGATCATACCTCTATACACTGTAATATCAATGCATTTACCCGATTTGTCTTTGTCCAATTTGATTGTGGTACTCATTGGGGTCTTGCTACTTGATGAGGTCTCCATGAAAAATGTCTTAAGCATCTCTTTTGTATACTTGGAT is part of the Mercurialis annua linkage group LG3, ddMerAnnu1.2, whole genome shotgun sequence genome and encodes:
- the LOC126672406 gene encoding uncharacterized mitochondrial protein AtMg00240-like; translated protein: MEFFINQSKYTKEMLKTFFMETSSSSKTPMSTTIKLDKDKSGKCIDITVYRGMIGSLLYLTASRPDIMFSACLYARFKACPKKTHLHAVKGIFKYLHGTLNLGIWYPRNVDPRLLGYSDAGYASCL